In the Rhinoderma darwinii isolate aRhiDar2 chromosome 13, aRhiDar2.hap1, whole genome shotgun sequence genome, one interval contains:
- the PMEPA1 gene encoding protein TMEPAI isoform X2 yields the protein MPAVSPPAELEFVQIIIIVVVMMVMVVVITCLLNHYKLSARSFIHRHSQGRRREENLSSEGSLWPSESTVSGNGVTEHIYTPRPLDRLSIPPFLQRDRFNRFQPTYPYIQHEIDLPPTISLSDGEEPPPYQGPCTLQLRDPEQQMELNRESVRAPPNRTIFDSDLIDSSVYGGPCPPSMNSGVSATSYSSNGRMEGPPPTYSEVIGHYPGSSFYQHQQNTGTPSILESSRLHLQSNVLDSTVARSKEKDKQKGQPF from the exons CGGAACTGGAATTCGTTCAGATAATCATCATTGTCGTGGTTATGATGGTGATGGTCGTAGTGATCACGTGTCTCCTAAACCACTACAAGCTTTCTGCACGATCCTTCATCCACCGGCACAGCCAGGGCAGGAGGCGTGAGGAGAATCTGTCTTCG GAAGGAAGCCTGTGGCCTTCGGAGAGCACCGTGTCAGGAAACGGTGTGACAGAG CACATTTACACACCAAGACCCTTGGACAGACTCAGCATCCCACCGTTCCTCCAGAGAGATCGCTTCAATCGCTTCCAGCCCACCTATCCCTACATTCAGCACGAGATTGACCTCCCACCCACCATCTCGTTATCCGATGGAGAGGAACCCCCACCATACCAAGGACCCTGCACGCTACAGCTCCGCGACCCCGAACAACAGATGGAACTGAATCGAGAGAGCGTGCGGGCACCACCCAACCGAACCATCTTTGACAGCGACTTAATCGATAGTTCAGTCTACGGAGGACCTTGCCCGCCGAGCATGAACTCCGGAGTGAGCGCCACCTCTTACAGCAGCAACGGAAGGATGGAAGGGCCGCCACCAACCTATAGCGAGGTCATAGGTCATTACCCCGGCTCCTCGTTTTACCAGCATCAGCAGAACACAGGCACTCCCTCAATATTAGAAAGCAGCAGACTTCACTTACAAAGCAATGTTCTCGATAGCACAGTGGCGCGGAGCAAAGAGAAGGACAAACAAAAAGGACAGCCGTTCTAG